Proteins encoded together in one Labilibaculum sp. DW002 window:
- a CDS encoding FadR/GntR family transcriptional regulator → MEILDSFKAIEVESPVDKIIRQIRDLIIAGYLNPGDKLPSERKLSEKFSIGRTHIRNAIKKLEFYGILATNPQSGVIVKGADMAAMQGLITNVMKIESPDFYSLVETRCHLEITSVQNAALRRTEEDLIKLDKAHKAFEEKVKNNLPAENEDFIFHLKIAEASHNSVSKTLMLIVLPDILEIYRRENVCANEGFKKSLVEHENIMSAIKNGDPDLASKYMKEHLNDVLEFSRKKLNL, encoded by the coding sequence ATGGAAATATTAGATAGTTTCAAAGCAATAGAAGTAGAAAGTCCGGTTGACAAGATCATTCGTCAGATCCGTGATTTGATTATTGCAGGTTATTTAAACCCTGGTGATAAATTACCATCGGAGAGAAAACTCTCTGAAAAGTTCTCTATTGGTAGAACCCATATAAGGAATGCAATCAAAAAATTAGAATTTTATGGAATTCTAGCTACAAACCCTCAAAGTGGAGTAATTGTAAAGGGAGCCGATATGGCTGCTATGCAAGGTTTAATTACCAATGTAATGAAAATCGAAAGTCCAGATTTTTATTCTTTAGTTGAAACAAGATGTCACCTAGAAATAACATCTGTTCAAAATGCTGCCTTAAGAAGAACGGAAGAAGATCTGATAAAATTAGATAAGGCGCATAAGGCATTTGAAGAAAAAGTGAAAAACAATTTACCTGCAGAAAATGAAGATTTTATTTTTCATTTAAAAATTGCAGAAGCGAGTCACAACTCGGTTAGTAAAACTTTAATGCTAATTGTTCTTCCAGATATCCTTGAAATTTACAGAAGAGAAAATGTTTGTGCAAATGAAGGTTTTAAAAAATCACTAGTAGAGCATGAAAATATTATGAGTGCTATTAAAAATGGTGATCCTGATTTAGCATCTAAATATATGAAGGAACATCTAAACGATGTTTTGGAATTCAGTAGGAAAAAGTTAAACCTCTAA
- a CDS encoding SusC/RagA family TonB-linked outer membrane protein produces MKRKILMLMVLLTGFSSYLFAQQTISGNIVDKTDNSPLIGVSVYEKGTTNGTVTDFDGNYALSVAGEESVLVYSFVGYETIEKLVGALTVIDVALGVDSESLEEVVVVGYGTQKKSHLTGAISKVVNDDMEQVAVARVDDALVGKISGVSIQATDGGAGTAPTIRIRGTGSISGSSDPLIVVDGIVVDSDYLGNLDMNDVASFEVLKDAASAAIYGSRGANGVIMITSKQGKAGKTKFNYNSYIGFKEAHKSDAYDFSVAETAAAELAATGSISPQTEYKQMIGVDRSWQDVIFDGGTITNHSLSARGGNENTKFSTALNYSHDEGVLLTDDYKKYSLKLKLDTKISDKFSMGVSLTPSFSDRRRFDGSTHDILRQTVWLPVYHDENTIQYVDRNTYPDVQVGDYANQRHFDNYMLNGSEVDISNTSNVNPAAKVKERDYTYKKFKLYGSVYAKYKIISGLNFKTTVGGSFQNTDVRRWQGPLAHRNGADNTQLFESNQNRIHLVNDNFFSYNKRIGDHDISAILGVSVETWDTEFSSMSGTDYAFDYIQNMSAAGTISSADSGEYEERLLSFTSRVNYAYKDKYLASASFRRDGSSRFGSDTKYGDFTAFSVGWRLTEEDFLKDYSFIDNLKLRFSFGVTGNNAIDASTVYEEHYPYLALLETSSAIVNGAAGTGFNALNISNPDLGWEKSVEFNPGIDFMFFNGLLAGSFDYYKRTSDNLILENPVSSTTGFDAALINRGEVENSGIEIELRSRVKITNDLTWTGTLLASKNKNKLNDFAESNGQIQSVDSKRAAEWINMEGLPISSFYGWVVDKDIPLEYLNNPYHPVGAEAQDVYVKDLNGDGIIDDEDKAVLGNPYPELIWSFSNDFSYKNFDFSFMFQGSHGAEVRNMGDQYIFNQFNSRMDYNPATTPDQQFIKAKIFTDDIVQDASYVALRNVNIGYSFGNEVLGRTFIEKARVYVSAQNLLYFTADDYTGFNPESVDNTSPTTYGYQRAGSPVYRTISVGVNLDF; encoded by the coding sequence ATGAAAAGAAAAATCCTAATGCTAATGGTCTTGTTAACAGGATTCTCATCTTATTTGTTTGCTCAGCAAACGATTTCGGGGAATATTGTTGATAAGACAGATAACTCGCCTTTAATAGGTGTGAGTGTATATGAAAAAGGTACGACAAATGGTACTGTTACTGATTTTGATGGAAACTACGCATTGAGCGTTGCCGGAGAAGAAAGTGTATTAGTATATTCATTTGTAGGATATGAAACAATTGAAAAACTTGTTGGAGCACTAACTGTTATAGATGTAGCATTGGGTGTTGATTCAGAAAGTTTAGAGGAAGTTGTAGTAGTAGGTTACGGTACTCAGAAAAAATCACACCTTACGGGGGCTATCTCAAAAGTTGTGAATGACGATATGGAACAAGTAGCTGTAGCTCGTGTTGATGACGCCTTAGTAGGTAAAATATCAGGTGTTAGTATTCAAGCCACCGATGGTGGCGCAGGTACAGCGCCAACGATTAGAATTAGAGGAACAGGATCTATTAGTGGTAGTTCTGATCCATTAATTGTTGTTGATGGTATCGTTGTTGATTCAGATTACCTTGGTAACTTGGATATGAATGATGTAGCTTCGTTTGAAGTTTTAAAAGATGCTGCTTCGGCTGCAATTTATGGTTCAAGAGGTGCGAATGGTGTAATCATGATTACATCAAAGCAGGGTAAAGCAGGAAAAACCAAGTTTAACTACAATTCTTATATTGGATTTAAAGAAGCCCACAAAAGTGATGCTTATGACTTTTCGGTTGCTGAAACTGCTGCGGCTGAACTAGCTGCTACTGGCTCTATTTCACCTCAAACAGAATACAAGCAAATGATTGGTGTTGACAGAAGCTGGCAAGATGTTATTTTTGATGGTGGTACAATTACGAATCACTCTTTAAGTGCAAGAGGTGGAAACGAGAATACAAAATTCAGTACCGCTTTAAATTATTCACATGATGAAGGTGTTCTTCTAACGGATGATTATAAAAAGTACAGTTTGAAATTAAAATTGGATACGAAGATTTCTGATAAATTCTCAATGGGAGTAAGCTTAACACCTTCCTTTTCAGATAGAAGAAGATTTGATGGTTCAACACATGATATCTTACGTCAAACAGTTTGGTTGCCAGTATATCATGACGAGAATACGATTCAGTATGTTGATAGAAACACATATCCTGATGTACAGGTAGGTGATTATGCAAATCAGCGTCATTTTGATAACTATATGTTGAATGGTTCTGAAGTAGATATTAGTAATACTTCAAATGTGAATCCAGCAGCTAAAGTTAAGGAAAGAGATTATACGTATAAGAAGTTTAAATTATACGGTAGTGTTTATGCAAAGTATAAAATTATTTCAGGATTAAACTTTAAGACTACAGTTGGTGGTTCATTCCAAAACACTGATGTTAGAAGATGGCAAGGTCCTTTAGCACACAGAAATGGTGCAGATAATACTCAGTTGTTTGAATCAAATCAAAATAGAATTCACTTGGTGAATGACAATTTCTTTAGCTATAATAAAAGAATTGGTGATCATGACATTAGCGCTATTTTAGGTGTGTCAGTTGAAACTTGGGATACTGAATTTTCTAGTATGTCAGGAACAGATTACGCATTTGATTACATCCAAAATATGAGTGCAGCAGGTACAATTAGCAGCGCTGATTCTGGTGAATATGAAGAACGTTTGTTATCCTTTACAAGTAGGGTTAATTATGCCTACAAAGATAAATATTTGGCATCAGCTAGTTTTAGACGTGATGGTAGTTCACGTTTCGGATCGGATACTAAATATGGTGATTTTACTGCATTCTCAGTGGGTTGGAGACTTACAGAAGAAGATTTCTTAAAAGATTATAGTTTTATTGACAACTTAAAGCTTCGATTTAGTTTTGGTGTAACCGGTAACAATGCAATTGATGCGAGTACAGTTTATGAAGAGCATTATCCTTATTTAGCATTATTAGAAACTTCTTCGGCTATTGTAAATGGTGCCGCCGGTACAGGTTTTAATGCCTTAAATATTTCAAATCCTGATTTAGGATGGGAAAAATCAGTAGAATTTAATCCTGGTATCGATTTTATGTTTTTTAATGGATTGCTTGCCGGTTCATTCGATTATTATAAGAGAACAAGTGATAACCTAATTTTAGAAAATCCTGTTTCATCAACTACTGGTTTCGATGCAGCTTTAATTAATAGAGGTGAAGTAGAAAATAGTGGTATTGAAATTGAATTAAGATCTAGAGTTAAAATTACCAATGACCTTACTTGGACAGGTACTTTATTAGCTTCTAAGAATAAAAACAAGTTAAATGATTTTGCTGAATCTAATGGTCAAATTCAGAGTGTAGACTCAAAAAGAGCTGCTGAATGGATTAACATGGAAGGTCTGCCAATTTCATCATTCTACGGTTGGGTAGTTGATAAAGATATTCCTTTAGAATATTTAAATAATCCATACCATCCTGTTGGAGCGGAAGCTCAAGATGTTTATGTGAAAGATTTAAATGGGGATGGTATCATTGATGATGAAGATAAAGCGGTTTTAGGTAACCCTTATCCTGAATTGATTTGGAGTTTTTCAAATGATTTCAGTTACAAAAACTTTGATTTTAGTTTTATGTTCCAGGGATCTCACGGTGCTGAGGTACGAAATATGGGAGATCAATACATCTTTAATCAATTTAATAGTAGAATGGATTATAATCCTGCAACTACTCCTGATCAGCAGTTTATTAAAGCAAAAATATTTACAGATGATATTGTTCAGGATGCATCATATGTAGCATTAAGAAATGTGAATATTGGTTACTCATTCGGAAATGAAGTGTTAGGAAGAACTTTCATTGAAAAAGCAAGAGTATACGTATCAGCACAAAACTTACTCTATTTTACTGCGGATGATTATACAGGTTTCAACCCTGAGTCTGTTGATAATACCTCTCCAACTACTTACGGTTATCAGAGAGCAGGATCTCCAGTTTATAGAACAATAAGTGTAGGTGTTAACCTAGATTTTTAA
- a CDS encoding RagB/SusD family nutrient uptake outer membrane protein yields the protein MTKYISKIAVLLLLVVFTACEDSFLSPEPTGVISSSDFFSDDTELEAGIINMYDGIQGVNSTSTSDNHGIMYEFYITEMRSDNTETKSSEGEDAQFESFTVEATNGRVADYYDSFYNVIYRANLVLENLGVASEGAKGAFEGEAKFVRAYAYFNLVRLFGDVPLVDKVISPSDAGTSYTRVATATIYDLIESDLQTAVANLDNTYQGRASKAAAQALLAKVYLTQGENYDLAQGLCEDVMGSGFALEANFKDIFYNELNNEIIFAIEYIGDIVDDSQNFSAEWLNAVGRTSGVNFVTADARAALDAMGGDRTMYSYRQDALQLEKYQAVKYLPNGDSDLGIEPTSSDPQKAGNDWIVLRYADVLLMHVEAIMAGANETSSSTAITSFMEVRNRAGISDVVSSITKEDLLNERRVELAFENHRFFDLVRFGMAQDVLSAFSTATGGSFSATDLLLPIPQREINLSKGLLTQNAGY from the coding sequence ATGACCAAATATATAAGCAAAATAGCAGTGCTTCTACTTCTTGTAGTATTCACTGCTTGTGAAGACTCATTTTTGAGTCCAGAACCTACGGGTGTTATATCTTCCTCAGACTTCTTTTCGGATGATACAGAATTAGAAGCTGGTATCATAAATATGTATGATGGAATTCAGGGAGTAAACTCTACAAGCACATCAGATAATCATGGTATAATGTATGAGTTTTATATAACTGAAATGAGAAGTGACAACACTGAAACGAAGAGTAGTGAAGGTGAAGATGCACAGTTTGAGAGTTTTACTGTAGAAGCAACCAATGGTAGAGTTGCAGATTACTATGATAGTTTTTATAACGTCATTTATAGAGCAAATTTAGTTTTAGAAAATTTAGGAGTAGCTTCTGAAGGGGCTAAAGGCGCTTTTGAAGGTGAAGCAAAGTTTGTAAGAGCCTATGCATATTTCAATTTAGTAAGATTGTTTGGAGATGTTCCTTTGGTAGACAAAGTAATTAGCCCATCTGATGCAGGAACATCATATACACGTGTAGCTACTGCAACAATTTATGACCTAATTGAATCAGATTTACAAACTGCAGTTGCTAATCTTGATAATACATATCAAGGTAGAGCTTCAAAGGCTGCAGCTCAGGCATTATTAGCTAAAGTATATTTAACTCAAGGTGAAAATTATGATTTAGCACAAGGTTTATGTGAAGATGTAATGGGTAGTGGCTTTGCTTTAGAAGCTAATTTTAAAGACATTTTCTATAATGAACTAAATAACGAAATTATTTTTGCGATTGAGTACATTGGAGATATTGTAGATGATAGCCAGAATTTTTCTGCAGAATGGTTAAATGCTGTTGGTAGAACTAGTGGTGTTAATTTTGTTACCGCTGATGCTCGTGCTGCCTTAGATGCAATGGGAGGAGACAGAACCATGTATTCTTATCGTCAAGATGCATTACAATTGGAAAAATATCAAGCTGTTAAGTATCTTCCAAATGGAGATAGTGATTTAGGAATTGAACCTACTTCAAGTGATCCTCAAAAAGCTGGTAATGATTGGATTGTATTACGTTATGCAGATGTTTTGTTAATGCATGTTGAAGCTATTATGGCCGGAGCAAATGAAACATCAAGTTCTACAGCAATTACTTCTTTTATGGAAGTAAGAAACAGAGCTGGAATATCTGATGTTGTTTCTTCGATTACAAAAGAAGATCTATTAAATGAGCGTAGAGTTGAACTAGCATTCGAAAACCACAGATTTTTTGATTTAGTTCGTTTCGGAATGGCACAAGATGTGTTGTCAGCCTTTTCAACTGCAACAGGGGGAAGTTTTTCTGCAACTGATTTATTGTTACCAATACCTCAGAGAGAAATTAACTTAAGTAAAGGATTGCTAACGCAAAATGCTGGTTACTAG
- a CDS encoding PKD domain-containing protein, with amino-acid sequence MKNNILNLKLNRSSVWKMMILALAVSFTACDFEYDLPEANSKADETAPTAYFTYAQGQGTAEEWKDYTFSNLSNSATDYAWDFGDGNTSTDKDGKNTYAGEGTFTVTLTSSDKLGVSSSYSETIEVVEPEAPSAIELVILNPSFDEPGDDGKYTSPWVDGNMGKTIQISTSSSFVGGKSAKFPSDTDPRIGYQSGIAVTPNTDYTITYYYSIETGDPSTNTVAILAGTVTSPDDVAAATLTSFTGDVQEGKSGFQKVILAFNTGVNTSISIHISNTGPKTSYVEEFTSAIVE; translated from the coding sequence ATGAAAAATAACATATTAAATTTAAAACTAAATCGAAGTTCTGTTTGGAAGATGATGATCTTAGCATTAGCAGTTTCTTTTACAGCTTGTGATTTTGAATACGACTTGCCTGAAGCAAATTCAAAGGCAGATGAAACAGCACCAACCGCATATTTTACATATGCTCAAGGTCAAGGTACTGCTGAAGAGTGGAAAGATTATACATTCTCAAATTTATCTAATAGTGCTACTGATTACGCATGGGATTTTGGTGACGGTAATACATCAACTGATAAAGATGGTAAAAACACCTATGCAGGTGAAGGAACTTTTACCGTAACCTTAACTTCTTCTGATAAACTTGGAGTAAGTAGTTCTTATTCTGAAACTATTGAGGTTGTTGAACCAGAAGCACCATCAGCAATAGAGTTAGTTATTTTGAACCCTAGTTTTGATGAGCCAGGTGATGATGGGAAATATACTTCTCCTTGGGTTGATGGTAATATGGGTAAAACCATTCAAATTTCTACAAGCTCAAGTTTTGTAGGAGGTAAATCAGCTAAATTCCCAAGTGATACAGATCCTAGAATTGGGTATCAATCAGGTATTGCTGTTACGCCAAATACAGATTATACAATTACATATTATTATTCAATTGAAACTGGAGATCCTTCAACTAATACTGTTGCTATTTTAGCTGGTACTGTTACTTCTCCTGATGATGTTGCTGCTGCAACTCTTACATCTTTTACAGGTGATGTTCAAGAAGGTAAAAGTGGTTTCCAAAAAGTAATTTTAGCTTTTAATACTGGAGTTAATACATCTATTTCTATTCATATTTCAAATACTGGACCTAAAACTTCTTATGTTGAGGAGTTTACTTCCGCTATTGTTGAATAA
- a CDS encoding polysaccharide lyase family 7 protein has product MLKSVKNIISLALALFLTISIVSCQGSSDDDSDVIIPEVNVPEEQEDYKLPDIDLSHWKVTLPIGNPTEVLPPEIIDYATNETLKPFMYNDSIEGALVFYTYPGATTNNTSYSRTELRELMNPDDKGKTNWTFAEGGYMKGTLAMSDISKDDDGDYHRAIIMQIHGRLTDEQRDLIGEDDNNAPPMLKIYWTDGAVRVKTKVLKDLNASYEDLLETDAWGDDDGHTFSETVGFGKFTLEVKVTDGRMEVILNEKESVVYDDIHIEKWGVFENYFKAGNYLVTKDSDAFSKVKYFELEVNHD; this is encoded by the coding sequence ATGCTTAAATCAGTAAAAAATATAATTTCGTTGGCACTTGCTTTGTTTTTAACAATTTCAATTGTTAGCTGTCAGGGCTCATCTGATGATGATTCTGATGTAATTATCCCAGAAGTAAATGTTCCTGAAGAACAGGAAGATTATAAGTTGCCAGATATTGATTTAAGCCACTGGAAAGTAACACTTCCGATTGGAAATCCAACGGAAGTATTACCTCCAGAGATCATAGATTATGCAACAAACGAAACGCTAAAGCCTTTTATGTATAATGACTCAATTGAAGGAGCATTAGTATTTTATACATATCCTGGAGCAACTACAAACAATACGTCTTACTCGAGAACTGAATTGAGAGAGTTAATGAACCCTGATGATAAGGGGAAAACGAATTGGACGTTTGCTGAGGGTGGATATATGAAAGGAACTTTAGCCATGTCAGATATTTCTAAAGATGACGACGGGGACTATCACCGGGCCATCATTATGCAAATTCATGGTAGGTTAACAGATGAGCAGAGAGATTTAATAGGAGAGGATGATAACAATGCTCCTCCAATGTTGAAAATATATTGGACAGATGGAGCTGTTAGAGTTAAAACAAAAGTTCTAAAAGATCTTAATGCTTCTTACGAAGACTTACTCGAAACAGATGCGTGGGGCGATGATGACGGACACACTTTTTCAGAAACTGTTGGTTTTGGAAAATTCACCTTAGAAGTGAAAGTTACCGACGGAAGAATGGAGGTAATCCTAAATGAAAAAGAGTCAGTTGTATATGATGATATTCATATTGAAAAATGGGGAGTATTCGAAAACTATTTTAAGGCAGGGAATTATTTAGTTACAAAAGATTCTGATGCTTTTTCAAAAGTTAAATACTTTGAATTAGAAGTGAATCATGATTAA
- a CDS encoding heparinase II/III family protein, giving the protein MLKFLCFFFVTISFTLSAQEQMVPSDHILTNNELVELLDVDADSGLKKIQAAYHAGKQEKALQMLTEYFKNKLSDRYFFSSKNFNQRFEEYNKMYSGRFEYHQKKAKQHLELYPAWTNWKIPFTNLKGEKVSSYPYRHLTRQHKAGDIALLFYFTKDTDYLHYIPKQAESLNEAFNKGEVETIVDGNGAYEAYRAGNRMYNWLFVHQCLLASDQYTWQEQLVMIKTFLHTGAKLYHHNPKYNEGNHQTRGMSALGMLGILFKEIKGTDEWWTRATNRLEEHLEKEVYKDGFQFERSVHYHVDDIDNYFYPYQLAKMNGVSLNPIWDQRLKGMFDAMLQLAMPNKNLPVLQDDTKDPWAEVNKVEDIMALGAALFGDKKLKYFTGKKIPSKYYWLLSTDQVEKYKTAKASKPKMSSTDLPHTGYYVMRNGWKKENLYMVISAGLTEEKPDHQHGDMLGIQAFAYGNMVLPNYQVRYYLDDLEEFKNSWTKNVGLVDSVLHGREWKGNKGGSGFGKWGKLPTPKLINWTTTDEIDIFIGSHDGYKDLNVDTYRQVFFIKDGFWIVRDHYKSKDEKHTYQQVWQGHYDAENDIHVRSVFPNGAGLEIIQLGHRPDFIRKKSIRGKGRIIFEAENEMNTTFTSLLYPFKDFENRIHANSQYDDLKLAGWNMVSKEDGQVIESNSAIGISKKGITLLFDCSKLKIKNAEILMSNPSDLLIKKKGEEWEIANCGILELKLTLSGHVVDLKPGKSVQIEL; this is encoded by the coding sequence ATGTTAAAATTTCTTTGTTTTTTCTTCGTAACAATTTCGTTTACACTTTCTGCTCAAGAGCAAATGGTTCCTTCCGATCATATTTTAACGAATAATGAATTGGTGGAATTGTTGGATGTTGATGCTGATAGTGGATTGAAAAAGATACAAGCTGCATACCACGCAGGGAAACAAGAGAAGGCATTACAAATGCTAACTGAATATTTTAAAAACAAATTATCGGATCGATATTTTTTTAGCAGCAAGAATTTTAATCAACGTTTCGAAGAATACAATAAAATGTATTCTGGTAGATTTGAATATCACCAAAAGAAAGCAAAGCAACATCTTGAGTTGTATCCTGCATGGACAAATTGGAAAATACCTTTTACCAATTTAAAAGGGGAAAAGGTGAGTTCATATCCATACAGACATTTAACCAGACAGCACAAAGCTGGAGATATTGCTTTGCTTTTTTATTTTACAAAAGATACAGATTACCTGCATTACATTCCAAAACAAGCTGAATCCTTAAACGAAGCGTTTAATAAGGGAGAGGTAGAAACAATTGTGGACGGAAATGGTGCTTATGAAGCGTACAGAGCTGGAAACAGAATGTACAATTGGTTATTTGTTCACCAATGTTTATTGGCTTCAGATCAATACACTTGGCAAGAGCAATTGGTTATGATTAAGACATTTTTGCACACTGGAGCAAAATTGTACCATCACAACCCAAAATACAATGAGGGAAACCATCAAACTAGAGGCATGAGTGCTTTGGGTATGTTAGGAATCCTGTTCAAGGAAATTAAAGGGACAGATGAGTGGTGGACCAGAGCTACCAACCGATTAGAAGAACATCTTGAAAAAGAAGTTTATAAAGATGGTTTTCAATTTGAAAGATCTGTTCACTATCATGTTGATGATATCGATAATTACTTCTATCCATATCAGTTAGCAAAAATGAATGGCGTAAGCCTAAACCCAATTTGGGATCAAAGATTAAAAGGCATGTTTGATGCAATGTTGCAATTAGCAATGCCGAATAAGAATTTGCCTGTACTACAGGATGATACAAAAGACCCATGGGCAGAAGTGAATAAAGTTGAAGATATTATGGCTTTAGGGGCAGCCTTGTTTGGAGATAAAAAATTAAAATATTTTACGGGTAAAAAAATCCCATCAAAATATTATTGGTTGTTAAGTACGGATCAAGTAGAAAAGTACAAAACTGCGAAAGCAAGCAAACCAAAGATGAGTAGTACGGATTTACCTCATACAGGATATTACGTGATGCGTAATGGCTGGAAAAAAGAGAATCTGTATATGGTAATAAGTGCGGGATTAACAGAGGAAAAGCCAGATCATCAGCATGGAGATATGTTGGGAATACAAGCCTTTGCTTATGGCAATATGGTATTGCCAAATTATCAAGTAAGGTATTATTTGGATGATTTAGAGGAATTTAAAAATTCATGGACGAAAAATGTAGGTTTAGTTGATTCAGTTCTTCATGGTAGAGAATGGAAAGGCAATAAAGGCGGTAGTGGATTTGGAAAATGGGGGAAATTACCAACTCCTAAACTTATCAACTGGACAACAACAGATGAAATTGATATTTTTATAGGTTCACACGATGGCTACAAAGACTTAAATGTAGATACTTACAGACAGGTGTTTTTTATTAAGGATGGTTTCTGGATTGTTAGAGATCATTACAAGTCTAAGGACGAGAAGCATACTTATCAGCAAGTTTGGCAAGGACATTACGATGCTGAAAATGATATTCATGTGAGGTCGGTGTTTCCCAATGGTGCAGGTTTGGAAATCATACAGTTGGGGCACCGACCTGATTTTATAAGAAAAAAATCAATAAGAGGTAAGGGCAGAATCATCTTCGAAGCAGAAAATGAGATGAATACAACCTTTACAAGTTTATTGTATCCATTTAAGGATTTTGAGAACAGAATACATGCCAACTCGCAATATGATGATTTAAAATTAGCGGGCTGGAATATGGTCAGTAAGGAAGATGGCCAAGTAATAGAGTCTAACTCTGCTATTGGCATCAGTAAAAAAGGAATAACATTACTATTTGATTGTTCTAAATTAAAGATAAAGAATGCGGAAATTTTAATGAGTAACCCATCAGATTTACTGATCAAGAAAAAAGGTGAAGAATGGGAGATTGCTAATTGTGGGATTTTAGAATTAAAACTAACACTTAGTGGTCATGTCGTAGACTTGAAGCCTGGGAAATCTGTTCAAATTGAATTATAA